The window AACAGCCTCCACTAGCAACGTCCAAACCTGGGCCAAAGCAGAATGCTACCTCTGAATCTCCTACAGAGAAAGCCTCACCCAAGTCAGCGGGGCCAGTTAAAAACGTATCCTCTGTCATTTCATCCAAAAAGCCTGCAGCTAAAGAGAAAGAGGGATCTAATGGTAAAACCTCTACAGAGACCCAGCAGGCTAATGACACTGGTTCCGGAGCAGAGATGGTCTCCTCACATTCAGATCCCAGAGAGAAGGCCTCAGAGCCAGTAGCAACATCCACAGAGCAGAGTCCAGCTCAAAACATCCCACTACCACCATGCCCCCAGGGCCACAGTGGACGAGGGGACTCCCTCTCCTTACCCCTGAATGCCAGCCCTACGCTAAGTCCTCAGAAATCTGCCAAACAACCAGGTAAACCTAGCTGCACAAGAGGAGTCAGGGCTCTGTCCAATCAGCCACCAGCAATCAACCACATATTTAATGGGAATAACCTTGTAAGCGGAGAGCCTGCTAAGCacacagaggggacacacacatgtaaacacactCCTGGCTCAGCCACAGACCTTCCACTGGACACCCCAACTCCAGGCAGCCCTCTGGAGGACTCGTGGAGCAGCCTGCACCACCAGGTCAGCCCCGAGTCAGAATCCGGCAGTGCCACCACCTCATCAGACGACATCAAGCCTCGCTCTGAGGACTACGACGCCGGGGGCTCCCAGGATGATGTGGATGACTGCTGCTCCAACGAGCGCGGCGAATCCAAGGGGGGTGGCACCATGCGTTGCCATGACTTCCTGGGTCGCAGTAGTAGTGACACGAGTACGCCTGAGGAGCTGAAGATGCTGGATGGTGGACTGCGGGTCGAGGTGAAGCTGAAGGGGTGCGAGGTAGAGACCACCAGCGAGGAGGAAGGGGTGAAGCAACGGCCGCGCTCCTGGCTGAGCAGGGACCGAGACGAGGTCCCTGTTGAGGAGGAGGTGCAGGCCAATATTACGGTGAAGCAGGTCCCCGACAGCCAGCTCTTCTCCTCTGAGGAGTCCGaggagtctgaggaagaggatgagaggtCAGAGGTGGAGGTTCTTCCTGTTCACCAGGCCCCTCTGCCTCCTGCCGATCCCTCTTCTCAATTCCAGGGCATTGTGAACATGGCCTTCGAGGATGGAGCTGACCCTGGTCAAGTCAACGAACAGCAGCAGCAACTCGACTACCAATCAGCCTCTAACTTCCGCCGCTCTGTTCTGATCTCTGTTGACGAGTGTGAGGAGCTGGGATCAGAGGAGTGCGGGGTGCAGACTCCGCCCCAGCAACAGCCTGATGACCCCCTCACGCCCTGCGACGTCTTCGGGAGCAACCCTTCTCCGGCCCCTCAGTCAGTCCCCAACTTTGTCTCTCACTCTGGGGGGCACCTGGCATCAGACTTTCCCAAAAGCACACCTCAGCAGCAGCAGGAACAAGGCAACGAGCACAAGTCCAACAACAACAAACCCAACAAACCCATTGTTTTCCTCACTGAGATCCAGGATCCTCTGGTAGATGACCATAACCCCACCAAAGTGGAGGGAGTAGAGCCCAGCCCTGGTTGCCCTTCTCTGGACCATGACCCCACTGACCTGCCTCcccaagagcgagagagaccatgCCACCTAGACCTCCGGCCTGCTGAACAGTACAGCAATGGAGGATCACCACGCAAGAACCCCTCAACCAAGCCTAGCCAAGCATCTGTACCTGTGCATGTAGACAGCAAGAGATCAGACTTACATACAGACTTAAATGACCCTCAACAGAAAGGGGGCTCTCCTGTACATGCAGCTATCCCACAATCCCCAGCAGGTAATGTATAATGATCTACATCTAGGAACCCACCTAATTTAAACCCTGTAGCCAAACCCCTCACCCATTCTCCATCCCCACCCAGCCAAACTCCATTAGTCAAGTCATAGTTAGTTAATTAGTTCTCCCTTTGTATCTTGCAATCTCCTCTGTCTGATATAACATAATGCTCAGACTATTAATTTGCATTATGACACATACACTTATCCCCTTCCTCTCAAAATGAATATAATACAGATTACTTAACTAGTTCAAACTCAAATTGGATAAGGGGTCGTTTTTTTATATGCCCATATACTGTAGCCAAAAGCT is drawn from Oncorhynchus tshawytscha isolate Ot180627B linkage group LG05, Otsh_v2.0, whole genome shotgun sequence and contains these coding sequences:
- the LOC112251179 gene encoding AP2-interacting clathrin-endocytosis protein-like, translating into MKSDGLGTPGLPSTAGRGTGATKPGDTGPFRAKNVKTKQPGDHQSTTAKAKTTTSTSAKPALNGTAGPGGARREVATANGPRGSPTGGKGTKDQDRKPSPNPGARPKTSPPGTTSTAQARPGKLQKNTAGKGDSLQGADSSTAHHATTTPSTSGSASPDNSSGSPRNCPTMPDLKTKTQAKVLTKSPLTKPPQKTDTTKTNSPTNKPSTREVNKAKLPATGRTTTVGTGARADTKGMSTPTGSAENQVSRPGSSLSARKPVSPRKEEDKDGSKVSADKAARKTTKTTPATAATAKSTSKPVKAISSSSPSKQPPLATSKPGPKQNATSESPTEKASPKSAGPVKNVSSVISSKKPAAKEKEGSNGKTSTETQQANDTGSGAEMVSSHSDPREKASEPVATSTEQSPAQNIPLPPCPQGHSGRGDSLSLPLNASPTLSPQKSAKQPGKPSCTRGVRALSNQPPAINHIFNGNNLVSGEPAKHTEGTHTCKHTPGSATDLPLDTPTPGSPLEDSWSSLHHQVSPESESGSATTSSDDIKPRSEDYDAGGSQDDVDDCCSNERGESKGGGTMRCHDFLGRSSSDTSTPEELKMLDGGLRVEVKLKGCEVETTSEEEGVKQRPRSWLSRDRDEVPVEEEVQANITVKQVPDSQLFSSEESEESEEEDERSEVEVLPVHQAPLPPADPSSQFQGIVNMAFEDGADPGQVNEQQQQLDYQSASNFRRSVLISVDECEELGSEECGVQTPPQQQPDDPLTPCDVFGSNPSPAPQSVPNFVSHSGGHLASDFPKSTPQQQQEQGNEHKSNNNKPNKPIVFLTEIQDPLVDDHNPTKVEGVEPSPGCPSLDHDPTDLPPQERERPCHLDLRPAEQYSNGGSPRKNPSTKPSQASVPVHVDSKRSDLHTDLNDPQQKGGSPVHAAIPQSPAGNV